The Candidatus Acidiferrales bacterium genome has a segment encoding these proteins:
- a CDS encoding sigma-70 family RNA polymerase sigma factor, with protein sequence MEQTQPKQKNFETEMLPHMVALYNFALRMTGDPDDAKDLVQETYMKAYRFFDKYSQGTNAKAWLFRIMKNSYINRYRKESKEPDKIDYDEIKDFYATVKDSAVDTNDLQEKIFGNLFEDEIAKALQDLPEDFRTVVILCDIEGYTYEEIADFIEIPIGTVRSRLHRGRKMLRSMLRDYALTRGFKDVED encoded by the coding sequence ATGGAACAAACACAGCCCAAGCAAAAAAACTTCGAGACGGAGATGCTGCCTCACATGGTGGCGTTATATAATTTCGCGCTCCGCATGACAGGCGACCCCGACGATGCCAAGGACCTCGTTCAGGAAACTTACATGAAGGCGTACAGGTTTTTTGACAAGTACTCTCAGGGAACGAATGCAAAGGCATGGTTGTTCCGAATAATGAAAAACTCGTACATCAACCGTTATCGGAAAGAGTCAAAAGAGCCGGACAAGATTGATTACGATGAGATTAAGGATTTTTACGCAACGGTTAAGGACTCAGCGGTCGATACCAATGACTTACAGGAAAAGATTTTCGGTAACTTATTTGAAGACGAAATTGCCAAGGCACTACAAGATCTTCCGGAGGATTTCAGAACCGTGGTCATCCTCTGCGACATTGAGGGGTACACCTACGAAGAAATTGCAGACTTCATCGAGATCCCGATCGGGACGGTCAGGTCCCGTCTCCATCGAGGCCGGAAAATGCTGCGTTCCATGTTGAGAGATTATGCACTGACACGCGGGTTCAAAGACGTTGAGGATTGA
- a CDS encoding TlpA disulfide reductase family protein, with amino-acid sequence MIRYLTLLLVTLFLFDSCSKQRAPQTSSSTSNVGKNNFKGNVSLSAGATPSSGKNASDFYWYDSNGKKISLSGLKGKTVLINFWATWCGPCKAELPDIESLSKTYASRGLVVIGVSVDKGGSLLSDVSDFASRNGLTYQIVIDNDDVADAYGNVNAIPTSFLVDKNGKIVDKWIGMRDKEFLESTAKKYLD; translated from the coding sequence ATGATTAGATATTTGACTCTTTTGCTTGTAACACTGTTTCTTTTCGACTCGTGCAGTAAACAGCGGGCCCCACAGACCTCATCTTCCACCAGCAATGTCGGTAAAAACAATTTCAAAGGGAATGTTTCTCTCTCTGCGGGTGCGACGCCCTCTTCAGGAAAAAACGCTTCAGACTTTTACTGGTACGACTCGAATGGGAAAAAGATCTCTCTGAGCGGTCTGAAGGGTAAAACGGTTCTGATAAACTTTTGGGCAACGTGGTGCGGGCCGTGCAAAGCCGAACTTCCTGACATCGAGTCCTTGAGTAAAACCTATGCCTCCAGAGGACTCGTCGTCATCGGAGTATCCGTTGACAAAGGCGGTAGTCTTCTTTCGGATGTATCCGATTTCGCTTCCCGAAACGGACTCACTTATCAAATTGTCATCGACAACGACGATGTCGCCGATGCGTACGGCAACGTAAACGCAATCCCGACTTCGTTTCTCGTCGACAAGAACGGAAAGATCGTCGACAAGTGGATCGGGATGAGAGACAAAGAGTTCCTTGAGTCTACAGCGAAGAAATATCTGGACTGA
- a CDS encoding zf-HC2 domain-containing protein — MDCRESRELMSGAVDNRLLREDSRNFYDHIEICGSCRDEYELEKLTKAYIKRKITFVEVPYDLERAIVAQFSIEARQERKLGFFSKLFGNGMFQPFLAVGIVAVIGIILFFANKPNVILPTLKGSTETVQAAQQDAFSLAETNFQNILSGKFTPQVTAVASSDVASFIDRNAGYSVQLPSVATADWVGGMVSDYGGNKMVQVVYKIGEEYIYICSFAKSVVNSKKIVFPSDCTKAMEAAGWFWGQDSNGDTQAAWSSDDHVCIATSNLEKNELVAYLNFSVNGGNPTTKP, encoded by the coding sequence GTGGATTGCAGAGAATCACGTGAGTTAATGAGCGGGGCTGTTGATAACCGACTCCTCCGGGAAGATTCTAGGAATTTTTATGATCACATAGAAATATGCGGAAGCTGTCGCGACGAGTACGAACTTGAAAAACTCACAAAGGCGTACATAAAACGGAAGATTACTTTCGTAGAAGTTCCATATGACCTGGAAAGGGCGATCGTGGCACAATTTTCAATTGAAGCTCGGCAGGAACGAAAGCTGGGATTTTTTTCGAAGTTATTCGGCAACGGTATGTTCCAGCCGTTCCTCGCAGTCGGCATAGTAGCCGTCATAGGCATCATTTTGTTCTTCGCAAATAAACCGAATGTCATACTACCGACCTTAAAAGGATCGACAGAAACAGTACAGGCCGCTCAACAAGATGCTTTCTCGCTCGCCGAGACGAATTTTCAGAATATCCTCAGCGGCAAATTCACACCACAGGTGACTGCAGTAGCATCGTCCGACGTCGCATCATTCATAGATCGGAACGCGGGTTATTCTGTTCAGCTCCCTTCGGTGGCGACCGCCGACTGGGTCGGCGGAATGGTTTCAGACTATGGCGGCAACAAGATGGTACAGGTAGTTTATAAAATAGGCGAGGAGTATATCTACATCTGCAGCTTCGCTAAAAGCGTCGTCAATTCCAAGAAGATTGTATTTCCATCGGATTGCACCAAAGCGATGGAAGCTGCTGGATGGTTCTGGGGGCAGGATTCAAACGGCGACACCCAAGCCGCATGGAGCAGCGACGATCACGTATGTATTGCAACTTCAAATCTTGAAAAGAACGAACTGGTTGCATATCTAAATTTCTCCGTGAATGGCGGTAACCCGACGACAAAGCCATGA